A part of Saliniradius amylolyticus genomic DNA contains:
- the nhaD gene encoding sodium:proton antiporter NhaD translates to MGGLEVVLIGLAIVALLGVMLEEVTHISKAKITLFFGTLSWILLFIYHAPDTATVEQSLHENIAEIANLWLFLVAAMTFVAYLNKKRLIEGMMNVLLPSHLSERQLMFMTGGFSFIFSSLADNITATLVSVAMLIPLNLPVNKLLRYAVMVVFAVNSGGVALITGDVTTLMIFLAGKTAIPDLLWLSLPSLISVIALAALLSIGLNGKVTFNRNKIKVRRVDVQIAAIFLFTILMTMLGNILYHLPPVLTFLCGLSVMFLVAHFNGENDDQNPILDYIRYIEFDTLLFFLGILLLVGMLKEISALDSLLYLYQVLPVNAANFLFGILSSLVDNVPLTAALLKANITMSQADWLMLTYAVGVGGSLLVIGSAAGIVTMSKIRALTFARYAKFSLALLMCYSIGYGLVYVLTSLVIATS, encoded by the coding sequence ATGGGCGGGTTAGAGGTTGTCTTAATCGGGCTGGCGATTGTGGCTCTGCTGGGCGTAATGCTGGAAGAGGTTACTCATATCAGCAAGGCCAAAATTACCTTGTTTTTCGGCACCCTGAGCTGGATATTACTGTTTATTTATCACGCCCCCGACACTGCCACTGTCGAGCAAAGCCTGCATGAGAATATCGCCGAAATCGCCAACCTGTGGCTGTTTCTCGTGGCGGCCATGACCTTCGTCGCCTACCTCAATAAAAAGCGCCTGATCGAAGGCATGATGAACGTACTGCTGCCCAGCCACCTCAGCGAGCGTCAGTTAATGTTTATGACCGGTGGGTTCAGCTTTATCTTTTCCTCGCTGGCCGACAACATCACCGCCACTCTGGTGTCGGTAGCCATGCTGATTCCACTTAACTTGCCAGTGAACAAATTACTTCGTTACGCCGTCATGGTCGTGTTTGCCGTGAACTCCGGGGGGGTCGCGCTGATTACCGGCGATGTCACCACTTTGATGATTTTTCTGGCTGGCAAGACCGCTATTCCCGACTTGTTGTGGCTATCACTGCCTTCACTGATATCCGTTATTGCTTTGGCCGCACTGTTATCCATCGGTTTAAACGGCAAGGTGACCTTTAACCGTAACAAGATCAAGGTTCGCCGGGTAGATGTGCAGATCGCGGCGATCTTTCTGTTCACCATATTAATGACCATGCTGGGCAATATTCTGTATCACCTGCCGCCGGTACTGACCTTTCTCTGCGGCTTATCGGTGATGTTTTTGGTGGCCCACTTTAACGGTGAGAACGACGACCAAAACCCGATACTCGACTACATTCGTTATATTGAGTTCGACACCCTTCTGTTCTTCTTAGGCATATTGCTACTGGTGGGTATGTTAAAAGAAATAAGTGCACTGGACTCGCTGCTCTATCTCTACCAGGTGTTACCTGTGAATGCAGCGAATTTCCTGTTCGGCATCTTATCGTCACTGGTGGATAACGTGCCGCTCACCGCCGCATTACTTAAAGCCAATATCACCATGAGCCAGGCCGATTGGCTGATGCTTACCTACGCGGTAGGTGTTGGGGGGTCTCTGCTGGTGATCGGCTCGGCAGCGGGCATTGTGACCATGAGTAAGATTCGCGCTCTCACCTTTGCCCGTTATGCCAAATTCAGTCTGGCGCTGCTTATGTGCTACAGCATCGGCTATGGTCTTGTTTATGTCCTGACCTCTCTGGTTATTGCCACCTCTTAA
- the maoP gene encoding DUF413 domain-containing protein, with product MATITKDQMLQRKYADPTYYPYGFSRSGDFSIKESQLLSDYGCLISALLTGQVTAETEEDQQLLAVARGEQAPCTPVEKVWFKYQQRIHRPRYGSIYGSKTRTDSDGSDIIDDDEPLELDIS from the coding sequence ATGGCTACAATCACGAAAGACCAAATGCTGCAACGCAAATACGCCGATCCAACCTATTACCCTTATGGCTTCTCTCGCTCTGGCGACTTTTCTATCAAGGAAAGCCAACTCCTGAGCGACTACGGTTGCCTGATCTCCGCGCTGTTAACCGGTCAGGTGACCGCAGAAACCGAAGAAGACCAGCAACTGCTTGCCGTCGCCCGGGGCGAACAGGCCCCCTGCACACCGGTAGAGAAAGTATGGTTTAAGTACCAACAACGTATCCACCGGCCTCGCTATGGCAGTATCTACGGCTCCAAGACCCGTACCGATTCAGATGGTAGTGACATTATCGATGATGATGAACCGTTGGAGCTGGATATCAGCTGA
- a CDS encoding acetolactate synthase 3 large subunit produces MEKMSGAAMVVRALKDVGVKHVFGYPGGAVLDIYDALYAQDDVQHILVRHEQSAAHMADGYARATGQTGTVLVTSGPGATNTITGIATAYMDSIPMVVLSGQVPSTHIGEDAFQETDMVGCSRPIVKHSFLVKRAVDIPDAIAKAYYIANSGRPGPVVVDLPKDIVNIQESHPYHFPDTVKMRSYNPTIKGHIGQVKKALKVLLNAKRPVIYAGGGAIAAEASSLLTELAEKLHIPVTNTLMGLGSFPGTHKQFVGMLGMHGTLEANKTMHNADCILALGARFDDRVTNNVAKFCPHADIIHVDIDPASISKTINAHIPVVGSVKTVLTQFFEQMHEIDDNERQEQMADWWQQIEQWRGQKCLDFAKDEQQIKPQQVIESLYRHTNGDAYVTSDVGQHQMFAALYYPFDKPRRWINSGGLGTMGFGLPAAMGVQVAHPDAVVACVTGDGSIQMNIQELSTCLQYGLPVKIISLNNRALGMVRQWQDMIYKGRYSHSYMESLPDFVKLTEAYGHVGIKVNKPEELEEAMARCFAEKERLVFMDIAVDQNEHVYPMQIKHGAMDDMRLSKTERT; encoded by the coding sequence GTGGAGAAGATGTCAGGCGCCGCCATGGTGGTCAGGGCGCTTAAAGATGTTGGCGTAAAACATGTTTTTGGTTATCCGGGCGGGGCCGTTCTGGATATTTACGATGCGCTTTATGCGCAAGATGATGTCCAACATATTCTGGTCCGCCACGAGCAGTCCGCCGCACATATGGCAGATGGCTATGCCCGGGCGACCGGGCAGACCGGCACCGTGCTGGTCACTTCAGGTCCAGGCGCCACCAATACCATTACCGGTATCGCCACCGCCTATATGGACTCTATCCCTATGGTCGTATTGTCCGGTCAGGTTCCATCAACGCATATTGGCGAAGACGCCTTCCAGGAAACCGACATGGTGGGCTGCTCACGTCCTATCGTAAAGCACAGTTTTCTGGTCAAACGCGCCGTGGATATCCCCGATGCCATCGCCAAGGCTTATTATATTGCCAACTCAGGCCGTCCTGGCCCGGTCGTGGTAGATCTGCCTAAAGACATTGTCAATATTCAGGAGTCGCACCCTTACCACTTCCCAGATACAGTGAAGATGCGCTCCTACAACCCCACCATCAAAGGCCATATTGGCCAGGTTAAAAAGGCGCTAAAGGTATTGCTAAACGCCAAGCGGCCGGTTATTTACGCCGGCGGCGGTGCCATTGCCGCCGAGGCCAGTTCTTTATTGACTGAGTTAGCGGAGAAACTGCATATCCCGGTCACCAATACCCTGATGGGTCTGGGCTCTTTCCCGGGCACCCATAAGCAGTTTGTGGGTATGCTGGGGATGCATGGGACGCTGGAAGCCAATAAGACCATGCACAATGCCGATTGCATCCTGGCCCTGGGGGCACGTTTTGATGATCGCGTAACTAACAATGTGGCGAAGTTTTGTCCTCATGCGGATATTATTCATGTGGATATCGATCCGGCGTCCATTTCCAAAACCATTAACGCCCATATTCCTGTCGTGGGCTCGGTCAAAACCGTGCTGACTCAGTTTTTTGAGCAGATGCATGAGATCGACGACAACGAACGCCAGGAGCAGATGGCCGACTGGTGGCAACAGATAGAACAGTGGCGGGGCCAGAAGTGTCTCGACTTCGCAAAGGACGAGCAGCAAATAAAGCCCCAACAGGTAATTGAGTCGCTCTATCGCCACACCAATGGCGATGCCTACGTGACCTCCGACGTGGGTCAGCATCAGATGTTTGCAGCGTTGTATTACCCATTCGATAAGCCTCGCCGTTGGATCAACTCCGGTGGCCTGGGCACCATGGGCTTTGGCTTGCCTGCCGCCATGGGCGTGCAGGTGGCTCATCCTGACGCCGTGGTCGCCTGCGTCACCGGTGACGGCAGCATTCAGATGAACATTCAGGAGCTGTCTACCTGCCTGCAATACGGCTTGCCGGTGAAGATCATCTCACTGAATAACCGTGCCCTGGGTATGGTCCGCCAGTGGCAGGATATGATTTATAAAGGCCGTTACTCTCACTCTTATATGGAGTCGCTGCCGGATTTTGTGAAGCTTACTGAGGCTTATGGCCATGTCGGCATTAAGGTCAATAAACCGGAGGAATTGGAAGAGGCCATGGCTCGCTGCTTTGCCGAAAAAGAACGCTTAGTATTTATGGACATTGCCGTGGACCAGAATGAACACGTGTACCCCATGCAGATCAAGCATGGCGCGATGGACGATATGAGATTAAGTAAAACGGAGCGCACCTGA
- the ilvN gene encoding acetolactate synthase small subunit yields MRRIISVLMENEPGSLSRIMGLFSQRGYNVDSLCVAPIDDSSLSRLTITTQGDDRIIEQILKQVNKLIDVLKVQDLTEGQHVERELMLIKVGTRSEAVRAEVKRSIDIFRGKVLDVTPKCYTLEMTGTSDKLDAFVSTMSQTAEILELSRTGVCGLARGDKAMRTN; encoded by the coding sequence ATGAGACGTATTATTTCAGTGTTGATGGAAAACGAACCCGGCTCTTTGTCTCGCATCATGGGCCTGTTCTCCCAGCGCGGGTATAACGTGGACTCCCTGTGTGTAGCACCGATCGATGACTCCAGCCTGTCGCGGCTGACCATCACTACCCAGGGCGATGACCGCATTATCGAGCAGATCCTAAAGCAGGTGAACAAACTGATTGATGTGCTCAAGGTACAGGACCTCACCGAAGGTCAGCACGTGGAACGCGAGTTGATGCTAATCAAGGTTGGGACCCGCAGCGAGGCGGTGAGGGCAGAAGTTAAACGCTCCATCGATATCTTCCGTGGTAAGGTGCTGGATGTGACACCTAAGTGTTATACCCTTGAGATGACCGGCACCAGCGATAAACTGGATGCCTTTGTCAGCACCATGTCGCAAACCGCAGAAATTCTGGAGCTGTCACGCACCGGCGTCTGTGGTTTAGCCAGAGGTGATAAGGCCATGCGCACCAACTAA
- a CDS encoding methyl-accepting chemotaxis protein: MPVRERSLAVKLLFVVGGLLAAVSIIFLGYTYWSLNSTEQRIKNGVTDTVESQVIEKLNAQAKASGEGIATMLESKLQYPLAVASQLAKTIERDDAQSLSRDQVHDLVIDTLAASGTSSMYAQLEANQFHDNDSDYLNEPKHSVPGHGSMEIYIVRNPDGSIVSEGVEDAQEKFDTTRDEFGFRAAEWFLCPKEKAAPCVSNPYNYEIREGYEELMTSLTVPVIAEGRFRGVVGVDVNLPILQQNAKALADSLYQGKSQVYVVSQDGFLAAASDPDAVLARPLSEAMPESLANNLLSDTAQTSRALRDQEYLYVSQPISLPSAKTQWYMLIGVDYDVAMSSVNSVSDAIESEVAELVGGLLVITLILVVVSLLLVSVFTRSIVSPLSMVANKMRELAGQGGDLTQTLNVETHAELISLAESFNQFQSKVCELLNQAKSSSRSASEGAKEMAHYSEQTDTQIQSQQQEIDSVVTAITEMSETARGVAQHAAEAADSATIANDSVKSTEHDLSQSVDNVRQLSEDMSSASQAVSKVSEQSDNIRKILDVIDAIADQTNLLALNAAIEAARAGEHGRGFSVVADEVRALASKTAESVGEISSVIDGLQSEVRSTVGIIEQGNNRAQQAADLSKGSYEKMRDVVSEISQINERILQMATAAEEQSQVSEELNKNMVAIGDVTKEVADLASQSRVSAEAIQQSVTDLVTQLDKLRTA; the protein is encoded by the coding sequence ATGCCAGTTCGTGAACGCAGCCTTGCTGTAAAGTTACTCTTTGTCGTGGGCGGCCTTCTGGCCGCCGTCAGCATTATTTTCCTGGGTTACACCTACTGGTCACTCAACTCCACCGAACAGCGCATAAAGAACGGGGTCACTGACACCGTCGAATCTCAAGTCATCGAAAAGCTGAATGCTCAGGCTAAAGCCAGTGGCGAAGGCATCGCCACCATGCTGGAGTCCAAGCTCCAATACCCTTTGGCCGTAGCGTCCCAATTGGCAAAAACGATTGAGCGTGACGATGCACAGTCCCTGTCTCGTGATCAGGTGCATGATTTGGTGATCGATACGCTCGCTGCCAGTGGCACATCCTCGATGTATGCACAACTGGAAGCCAATCAGTTTCACGATAATGATAGTGATTACCTGAACGAGCCGAAGCATTCTGTTCCCGGCCATGGCTCGATGGAAATCTATATCGTGCGTAACCCAGACGGCAGCATTGTTTCTGAGGGCGTGGAAGATGCGCAGGAAAAATTCGATACCACCCGGGATGAGTTTGGGTTTCGTGCGGCGGAGTGGTTCTTGTGCCCGAAAGAGAAGGCTGCCCCCTGTGTCTCCAACCCTTATAACTATGAGATACGTGAAGGCTATGAGGAACTGATGACATCACTGACGGTGCCGGTCATCGCCGAGGGGCGCTTCAGGGGTGTCGTTGGTGTGGATGTAAACCTGCCTATTTTGCAGCAAAATGCCAAGGCATTAGCCGACTCACTGTATCAGGGTAAGTCTCAGGTTTATGTGGTGAGTCAGGATGGCTTCCTGGCGGCGGCGAGTGATCCTGATGCAGTATTAGCAAGGCCTCTGTCGGAGGCGATGCCAGAATCGCTGGCTAACAATCTGCTAAGTGACACGGCACAAACCAGCCGGGCGTTACGTGATCAGGAGTACCTGTACGTCAGTCAACCAATAAGCCTGCCCAGCGCGAAGACTCAGTGGTATATGCTTATCGGCGTCGATTATGACGTGGCCATGTCCTCGGTGAATTCGGTCTCAGACGCCATCGAGTCCGAGGTTGCAGAGCTGGTGGGCGGATTGTTAGTCATCACCCTAATTCTGGTGGTGGTAAGTCTGTTATTAGTGAGCGTCTTTACACGCTCTATTGTCAGTCCACTGAGTATGGTGGCGAACAAAATGCGTGAACTGGCAGGCCAGGGCGGCGACCTGACCCAGACGCTGAATGTCGAGACTCATGCCGAACTCATTTCATTGGCGGAAAGCTTTAATCAGTTTCAGAGCAAAGTGTGTGAGCTATTGAATCAGGCAAAGTCCTCCAGCCGCAGCGCGTCAGAAGGCGCTAAAGAGATGGCCCATTATTCAGAACAAACGGATACCCAGATTCAAAGCCAGCAGCAGGAAATCGACAGTGTCGTAACGGCTATCACCGAAATGTCGGAAACGGCGCGAGGAGTGGCACAGCATGCGGCCGAGGCGGCCGACAGTGCGACTATAGCCAATGACTCGGTCAAATCCACAGAGCACGATCTCTCCCAGTCGGTAGACAATGTTCGGCAATTATCGGAAGACATGTCCAGTGCCTCTCAGGCCGTCTCCAAGGTATCCGAGCAGAGTGACAATATTCGCAAGATCTTAGATGTGATTGACGCTATTGCCGATCAGACCAACTTGCTGGCGCTGAATGCGGCGATTGAGGCAGCGAGGGCGGGGGAACATGGTAGAGGCTTTAGTGTGGTCGCCGATGAGGTCAGGGCTTTGGCATCGAAAACGGCCGAGTCCGTCGGTGAAATTAGCTCGGTGATCGACGGCTTGCAGTCCGAGGTGCGCTCGACGGTCGGTATTATAGAACAAGGCAATAATCGCGCCCAACAAGCGGCCGATTTATCTAAAGGGTCCTATGAAAAAATGCGTGATGTGGTCAGTGAGATTTCCCAGATCAACGAACGTATCCTGCAGATGGCCACTGCCGCAGAAGAGCAAAGTCAGGTCAGCGAGGAGCTGAACAAGAATATGGTGGCCATCGGCGATGTCACTAAAGAGGTGGCTGATTTGGCCAGCCAGTCTCGCGTCAGCGCGGAAGCTATTCAGCAAAGCGTGACTGATCTGGTGACTCAGTTAGACAAGTTGCGCACAGCCTAG